In a single window of the Halopiger xanaduensis SH-6 genome:
- a CDS encoding mandelate racemase family protein: MAPTITRIESREFEYPLEDIGTDEHGFNLVYEPGETTWRKLFGIKVHTDEGIAGEYVGGNSPGAAQINMFADYLVGKNPLEREKHWSEIKRALRKYDRMGIGPVDIALWDFAGKYYDAPIHELLGTYRESIPAYASTYHGDENGGLDSPEAFADFAEECLERGFPGYKIHGWGGSDASRDLDREIASIEAVGERVGDEMDLMFDPACEYETFADALKVGRALDEHGFLWYEDPYRDGGISQHGHRKLREQLETPILQTEHVRGLESHADFVANGGTDFVRADPEYDAGITGAMKVVHMAESFGLDVEFHAPGPAQRHCIAATRNTNYYEMALVHPECQNTQPPVYEGGYSDMMDTVDENGHVTVPDGPGLGVDYDWDYIEENQTGQLHVYE, translated from the coding sequence GATCACGCGGATCGAAAGTCGGGAATTCGAGTACCCGCTCGAGGATATCGGGACCGACGAGCACGGGTTCAATCTCGTCTACGAGCCCGGCGAGACGACGTGGCGGAAGCTGTTCGGCATCAAGGTCCACACCGACGAGGGGATCGCCGGCGAGTACGTCGGCGGGAACTCGCCGGGCGCGGCCCAGATCAACATGTTCGCCGACTACCTCGTCGGGAAGAACCCGCTCGAGCGCGAGAAACACTGGAGCGAGATCAAACGGGCCCTGCGAAAGTACGATCGGATGGGAATCGGACCGGTCGACATTGCGCTGTGGGACTTCGCTGGGAAGTACTACGACGCGCCGATCCACGAACTGCTGGGGACCTACCGGGAGTCGATCCCGGCCTACGCTTCGACCTACCACGGCGACGAGAACGGCGGCCTCGACTCGCCCGAGGCGTTCGCCGACTTCGCCGAAGAGTGTCTCGAGCGCGGGTTCCCGGGGTACAAGATTCACGGCTGGGGCGGCAGCGACGCGAGTCGCGACCTCGATCGCGAGATCGCGTCGATCGAGGCGGTCGGCGAGCGCGTGGGCGACGAAATGGACCTCATGTTCGATCCGGCCTGCGAGTACGAGACCTTCGCCGATGCACTCAAAGTCGGTCGCGCGCTCGACGAACACGGCTTCCTCTGGTACGAGGATCCCTACCGGGACGGCGGTATCTCCCAGCACGGCCACCGGAAGCTCCGGGAGCAACTCGAGACGCCGATCCTCCAGACGGAGCACGTTCGGGGGCTCGAGTCCCACGCCGATTTCGTGGCGAACGGCGGCACCGACTTCGTCCGCGCGGATCCCGAGTACGACGCGGGAATCACGGGTGCGATGAAGGTCGTCCACATGGCCGAATCGTTCGGACTGGACGTCGAGTTCCACGCGCCGGGGCCGGCCCAGCGCCACTGTATCGCGGCGACGCGGAACACGAACTACTACGAGATGGCGCTTGTCCACCCGGAGTGTCAGAACACGCAGCCGCCGGTGTACGAGGGCGGGTACTCCGACATGATGGATACCGTCGACGAGAACGGTCACGTCACCGTTCCGGACGGCCCCGGGCTCGGCGTCGACTACGACTGGGACTACATCGAGGAGAACCAGACCGGCCAGTTGCACGTCTACGAGTGA
- a CDS encoding glycoside hydrolase family 31 protein — translation MQCKLLRSEADGPCIRTAEGILKLQVVDDAIVRVVVGSEPLTEPATDSPMIVEQSGDADWSLAETESTISLETAALRVDLEKDTGALTYRDADGDRLVREPSDGGRRLDPVDVEAMAGENAASPHDTLDREAYATTLELEFSDDEAIYGLGQHDDGIANYRGHDQHLYQHNTKVAMPVFVSTQGYGLLFDSYSLSTFHDDRHGTYFWSECVDELDFYVVYGPAFDEIVSGFRQLTGTAAMLPKWSYGYVQSKERYKSQDELLEVVDEYRDREIPIDCIVQDWQYWPDSTDDDPDFEEWGGPGGDWGQWGQKSFEPERFPDPDALTENLHERNVRLMISIWPNMITGENYEEMAEAGHLLDDGDLSAPDNEVNYYDVFDEDARELYWKQADEGLFSHGVDAWWADSTEPYNPDWGLERPLEPAQRLALITGDYKQVFDPAYINAYSLYQAKGLYEGQRSTTEDKRVLNLTRSGYPGQQRYGAITWSGDIEATWDRLEKQLADGLQFTATGNPKWTLDIGAFFVEDNTDEEFYANGDFNDGYEDLGYRELYTRWFQFGTFLPLFRSHGTNTPREMWRFGEPGDRFYETLVKFDELRYRLLPYIYSLAGWETHRDYTMFRHLAFDFREDERVHDIADQFMFGPSLLVCPVTEPMYYGPDSTPLEGRAKAREVYLPEGTEWYDFWTGERYEGGQTIIADAPLEKLPLFVRAGSVLPMGPVVQHTEERPDAPWHVRVYPGHDGSFDVYEDAGDGYDYEDGAYAVTPLEWDDGASELAVREREGSFPELVETRDLHVVVVDGGQGRGIGVDEHEPQATVTYDGTETSVTIDR, via the coding sequence ATGCAGTGTAAACTCCTGCGCTCGGAAGCCGACGGTCCGTGCATTCGGACCGCGGAGGGCATCCTCAAACTACAGGTCGTCGACGACGCGATCGTCAGGGTCGTCGTCGGAAGCGAACCGCTCACCGAGCCGGCGACCGACAGCCCGATGATCGTCGAGCAGTCCGGCGACGCCGACTGGTCGCTCGCCGAAACCGAGTCGACCATCTCCCTCGAGACCGCGGCGCTGCGGGTCGACCTCGAGAAAGACACCGGCGCGCTCACGTACCGGGACGCCGACGGCGACCGCCTCGTCCGGGAACCGAGCGACGGCGGCCGACGGCTGGATCCCGTCGACGTCGAGGCGATGGCCGGCGAGAACGCCGCCTCGCCGCACGACACGCTCGACCGCGAGGCCTACGCGACGACGCTCGAACTCGAGTTTTCCGACGACGAGGCGATCTACGGGCTCGGCCAGCACGACGATGGCATCGCAAACTACCGTGGACACGACCAGCACCTCTACCAGCACAACACGAAGGTTGCGATGCCGGTCTTCGTCTCGACGCAGGGGTACGGCCTCCTGTTCGACAGTTACTCGCTGTCGACGTTCCACGACGACCGCCACGGGACGTACTTCTGGTCGGAGTGCGTCGATGAACTCGATTTTTACGTCGTTTACGGGCCGGCGTTCGACGAGATCGTCTCCGGCTTCCGCCAGCTTACGGGGACGGCGGCGATGCTCCCGAAGTGGTCCTACGGTTACGTCCAGTCGAAAGAGCGCTACAAGAGCCAGGACGAACTGCTCGAGGTCGTCGACGAGTACCGCGACCGGGAGATCCCGATCGACTGCATCGTGCAGGACTGGCAGTACTGGCCCGACTCGACCGACGACGACCCCGACTTCGAAGAGTGGGGCGGTCCCGGGGGCGACTGGGGCCAGTGGGGACAGAAGTCCTTCGAGCCGGAGCGCTTCCCCGATCCCGACGCGCTGACCGAGAATCTCCACGAGCGCAACGTTCGGCTGATGATCTCCATCTGGCCGAACATGATCACCGGCGAGAACTACGAGGAGATGGCCGAAGCGGGCCACCTGCTCGACGATGGCGACCTCTCGGCGCCCGACAACGAGGTCAACTACTACGACGTCTTCGACGAGGACGCTCGCGAACTGTACTGGAAACAGGCCGACGAGGGACTGTTCTCACACGGCGTCGACGCCTGGTGGGCAGACTCGACGGAGCCGTACAACCCCGACTGGGGCCTCGAGCGCCCCCTCGAGCCCGCCCAGCGGCTCGCGTTGATCACGGGCGACTACAAGCAGGTCTTCGATCCGGCCTACATCAACGCGTACTCGCTGTATCAGGCGAAAGGGCTCTACGAAGGTCAGCGATCGACGACCGAAGACAAGCGCGTCCTCAACCTGACCCGCAGCGGCTATCCGGGCCAGCAGCGCTACGGCGCGATCACGTGGTCGGGCGACATCGAGGCGACCTGGGACCGACTCGAGAAACAGCTCGCCGACGGCCTGCAGTTCACCGCGACCGGGAATCCGAAGTGGACGCTCGACATCGGCGCGTTCTTCGTCGAAGACAATACCGACGAGGAGTTCTACGCCAACGGCGACTTCAACGACGGCTACGAGGACCTCGGCTACCGTGAGCTCTACACTCGCTGGTTCCAGTTCGGTACCTTCCTGCCGCTGTTCCGTTCGCACGGGACGAACACGCCCCGCGAGATGTGGCGCTTCGGCGAACCGGGCGACCGGTTCTACGAGACGCTCGTGAAATTCGACGAACTGCGCTACCGCTTACTTCCCTACATCTACTCGCTGGCGGGCTGGGAGACCCACCGCGACTACACGATGTTCCGCCACCTCGCCTTCGACTTCCGCGAGGACGAGCGCGTTCACGACATCGCCGATCAGTTCATGTTCGGTCCGTCGCTGCTGGTCTGTCCGGTCACCGAACCGATGTACTACGGCCCCGACTCGACGCCCCTTGAGGGTCGGGCGAAGGCCCGCGAGGTCTACCTCCCCGAGGGAACCGAGTGGTACGACTTCTGGACCGGCGAGCGCTACGAAGGCGGGCAGACGATCATCGCGGATGCGCCCCTCGAGAAGCTCCCGCTGTTCGTCCGCGCCGGCAGCGTTCTGCCGATGGGGCCGGTCGTCCAGCACACTGAGGAGCGGCCCGACGCACCGTGGCACGTGCGCGTCTATCCCGGTCACGACGGCTCGTTCGACGTCTACGAGGATGCCGGCGACGGCTACGACTACGAGGACGGCGCCTACGCCGTCACACCCCTCGAGTGGGACGACGGCGCGAGCGAGCTCGCGGTCCGCGAGCGGGAGGGATCGTTCCCCGAGCTGGTCGAAACCAGAGACCTGCACGTGGTTGTGGTCGACGGCGGCCAAGGCCGCGGGATCGGCGTCGACGAACACGAGCCGCAGGCGACGGTCACTTACGACGGGACCGAAACCAGCGTGACGATCGATCGGTAA
- a CDS encoding SDR family NAD(P)-dependent oxidoreductase, with amino-acid sequence MVGRTTYDYRGESAVVTGSTSGIGRGIAKAFAEADANVVVNARTADDVEETAAKLDELGEGRVIGVSADLSSPDTIDRLVDRSIDAFGEITVLVNNAAVWPEEESMVTASLEDWEAAMNVNVRAQFYASQRVARHMLERDLEGAIVNVTSQTGDRRTGGRGLYGTSKTAVNGLTWRMAHELAQEGIRMNAVSTDVTESRQLRYEAEQIAAAKSERTAEDVLEEWGDERPLGRLGQPRDVADAVLFLCSDAASYVVGTIVRVSGGGNLQ; translated from the coding sequence ATGGTCGGACGGACGACGTACGACTACCGCGGGGAATCGGCGGTCGTCACCGGTTCGACGAGCGGTATCGGCCGCGGCATCGCAAAAGCGTTCGCCGAAGCCGACGCGAACGTCGTCGTCAACGCGCGGACTGCGGACGACGTCGAGGAGACCGCTGCGAAACTCGACGAGTTGGGCGAGGGACGCGTTATCGGCGTCTCGGCGGATCTCTCCAGTCCCGACACGATCGACCGGCTCGTCGACCGGTCGATCGACGCGTTCGGCGAGATCACCGTCCTCGTCAACAACGCCGCGGTCTGGCCCGAGGAGGAGTCGATGGTGACGGCCTCCCTCGAGGACTGGGAGGCGGCGATGAACGTCAACGTTCGCGCGCAGTTTTACGCCTCGCAACGCGTCGCACGGCACATGCTCGAACGTGATCTCGAGGGCGCGATCGTAAACGTGACGAGCCAGACGGGCGACCGGCGGACGGGCGGGCGCGGCCTGTACGGAACGTCGAAAACGGCGGTCAACGGGCTCACGTGGCGGATGGCACACGAGCTCGCGCAGGAGGGGATTCGAATGAACGCCGTCTCGACTGACGTCACCGAGTCCCGGCAGCTCCGGTACGAAGCCGAGCAGATCGCCGCGGCGAAGTCGGAGCGGACCGCCGAGGACGTGCTCGAGGAGTGGGGCGACGAACGGCCCCTGGGTCGACTCGGCCAGCCGCGAGACGTCGCCGACGCGGTCCTGTTCCTCTGTAGCGACGCCGCGTCGTACGTCGTCGGGACGATCGTCCGCGTCAGCGGCGGCGGGAACCTCCAGTAG
- a CDS encoding glycoside hydrolase family 3 protein translates to MPLVTGATTARSDDDGTAASGNETDGETGPPFDEQVAAVLERLTVEEKVSLLHQYQPPIDRAGLDAFRTGTEALHGVAWLGEATVFPQAIGLGSTWDPDLVRRIGDAVGDEVRAMHNATDGGVGLNVWSPTVDPLRDPRWGRNEEGYAEDPLVTNEIATAYTDGLTGDHPDYLKTAPILKHYIGYNNETERTTTNAEMPPRLLRDYYLPFFRDPIESGTAVGVMASYNVVNGRPMTASPLLSDPIREWAPDPNAIMNVSDAWAPLNLTGAQEYFDSDAEARAAAVLAGLDSFTEFDADNSTTTDALLGALEEGHLEEDDIDRAAGHVLTVRSLLGTFLDPSEDPYAHLTEEVLGHEDHRELAREAARKGTVLLKNDADGALPLSEDDTVAVVGPLSDRVFEDWYSGTMPYRITLREGMRDRFGPDQLRTDVGADRIALREQSSGDYVSASVGKGGGGLSLQRNDAPSVQLFERIQWTDDHWTLRSTANNRYVTVDGDELVNSSEGPGGWEVVDEAFEFVDVGGSVVLHHPSSGNYVTVEDGILQAAAEEQSDAARFGIEVRTDGIEAAIEAARDADAAVVAVGTHPLMGGRETQDRDRLALPHSQRELVERVSDAQSDTAVVLQSSYPVHLEGVENRVPSMLWTSHAGQETGRALTDVLVGDVSPGGCLTQTWPRSADRLPDITEYNVAETGMTYRYGQDDPLYAFGHGLTYTSFEYGDLQVSPSAPLQAGETATISVSVTNTGSRAADEVVQCYTSQRQSRTDQPEKELRGFERVHLEPGEHTTVEFEIEYDEFSFWDVTRQQRVVERATHSVLVGSASDDIRVQGSIRVDGEKIPPRDLSETTRAVDADDWSWDEIELLDRSRYEGTVVGMTDGSWVAFHDVDLRDKPTEATVSVANGGDSAVTVELRRDSPSGAVLGRAEAPPTGGVYEYEEYTLSLEQATGNNRELYVVVRGGDARVNTIRLE, encoded by the coding sequence TTGCCGCTCGTTACCGGAGCAACCACTGCCAGATCGGACGATGACGGGACCGCAGCGAGCGGGAACGAAACAGACGGCGAGACGGGGCCACCCTTTGACGAACAGGTTGCAGCCGTCCTCGAGCGACTGACCGTCGAAGAGAAGGTTTCGTTGCTCCACCAGTACCAGCCCCCGATCGATCGGGCGGGGCTCGACGCGTTCCGGACGGGGACGGAGGCGCTGCACGGCGTCGCCTGGCTCGGCGAGGCGACCGTCTTCCCGCAGGCGATCGGCCTCGGGAGCACGTGGGATCCGGACCTCGTTCGACGAATCGGCGACGCAGTAGGGGACGAGGTACGCGCGATGCACAACGCGACCGACGGCGGCGTCGGGCTCAACGTCTGGTCGCCGACGGTCGACCCGCTCCGGGATCCCCGCTGGGGCCGCAACGAGGAAGGGTACGCGGAAGATCCGCTGGTCACAAACGAGATCGCGACGGCGTACACGGACGGGTTGACCGGCGACCATCCGGACTATCTCAAGACGGCGCCGATACTCAAACACTACATCGGGTACAACAACGAGACCGAGCGGACGACGACCAACGCGGAGATGCCGCCCCGACTCCTGCGCGATTACTACCTTCCCTTCTTCCGCGACCCGATCGAGTCGGGTACCGCGGTCGGCGTCATGGCCTCGTACAACGTCGTCAACGGCCGGCCGATGACGGCCTCGCCGCTGCTGAGCGATCCGATCCGCGAGTGGGCGCCCGACCCGAACGCGATCATGAACGTCAGCGACGCCTGGGCGCCGTTGAACCTCACCGGCGCGCAGGAGTACTTCGACTCGGACGCGGAAGCGCGCGCCGCCGCGGTGCTGGCGGGACTCGACAGCTTCACCGAGTTCGACGCCGACAACTCGACGACGACCGACGCCTTGCTGGGCGCGCTCGAGGAAGGCCATCTCGAGGAGGATGACATCGATCGGGCCGCCGGCCACGTATTGACCGTCCGCTCGCTGCTCGGAACGTTCCTCGATCCCTCGGAGGATCCCTACGCCCACCTCACCGAGGAAGTCCTCGGCCACGAGGACCACCGCGAACTCGCCCGGGAGGCGGCGCGGAAGGGGACGGTCCTCCTCAAAAACGACGCCGACGGTGCGCTCCCGCTGTCCGAGGACGACACCGTGGCCGTCGTCGGTCCGCTCTCCGACCGGGTCTTCGAGGACTGGTACAGCGGCACGATGCCGTACCGGATCACCCTCCGCGAGGGAATGCGCGACCGGTTCGGGCCCGACCAGCTCCGGACCGACGTCGGCGCCGATCGGATCGCGCTCAGAGAGCAGTCCTCCGGCGACTACGTGTCGGCCAGCGTCGGCAAGGGCGGCGGCGGTCTCAGCCTCCAGCGCAACGACGCGCCCAGCGTCCAGTTGTTCGAGCGCATCCAGTGGACGGACGACCACTGGACGCTCCGGTCGACGGCGAACAATCGGTACGTGACCGTCGACGGCGACGAACTGGTCAACTCCTCGGAGGGGCCGGGCGGCTGGGAGGTCGTCGACGAGGCATTCGAGTTCGTCGACGTCGGCGGCTCGGTCGTCCTCCACCATCCCAGCAGCGGCAACTACGTGACCGTCGAGGACGGGATTCTGCAGGCTGCTGCCGAGGAACAGTCCGACGCCGCTCGGTTCGGCATCGAGGTCCGAACCGACGGGATCGAAGCCGCGATCGAGGCCGCCCGCGACGCCGACGCCGCCGTCGTCGCCGTCGGGACGCATCCCCTGATGGGCGGCCGCGAGACGCAGGATCGCGACCGCCTCGCCCTGCCCCACTCCCAGCGGGAACTCGTCGAGCGGGTCAGCGACGCCCAGTCGGATACCGCGGTCGTCCTGCAGAGCAGCTACCCGGTCCACCTCGAGGGCGTCGAGAACCGCGTCCCGTCGATGCTGTGGACCAGCCACGCCGGGCAAGAAACCGGACGCGCCTTGACCGACGTCCTGGTCGGCGACGTCTCCCCCGGCGGCTGCCTGACACAGACCTGGCCCCGGTCGGCCGACCGCCTGCCCGACATCACCGAGTACAACGTCGCCGAGACGGGAATGACATACCGGTACGGGCAGGACGACCCCCTCTACGCGTTCGGACACGGCCTCACCTACACCAGCTTCGAGTACGGCGACCTGCAGGTCTCCCCGAGCGCGCCGCTCCAAGCGGGCGAGACGGCGACGATCAGCGTCTCCGTGACCAACACCGGCTCGAGGGCCGCCGACGAGGTCGTCCAGTGTTACACCAGCCAGCGCCAGTCCCGAACGGACCAGCCCGAAAAAGAGTTGCGCGGCTTCGAGCGCGTCCACCTCGAGCCGGGCGAGCACACGACCGTCGAGTTCGAGATCGAATACGACGAGTTCTCGTTCTGGGACGTCACCCGCCAACAGCGGGTCGTCGAACGGGCGACCCACTCGGTGCTCGTCGGCTCGGCATCCGACGACATCCGGGTACAGGGATCGATCCGCGTCGACGGCGAGAAGATCCCGCCGCGGGACCTCTCCGAGACGACGCGGGCCGTCGACGCCGACGACTGGTCGTGGGACGAGATCGAACTGCTCGACCGCTCGCGCTACGAGGGAACGGTCGTCGGGATGACTGACGGCTCGTGGGTCGCCTTCCACGACGTCGATCTGCGGGACAAACCGACGGAAGCGACCGTCTCGGTCGCCAACGGCGGCGATAGTGCGGTGACGGTCGAACTCCGACGCGACTCGCCATCCGGTGCCGTACTCGGTCGGGCGGAAGCCCCGCCAACTGGCGGTGTATACGAGTACGAGGAATACACGCTGTCGCTCGAGCAAGCGACCGGCAATAATCGGGAACTCTACGTCGTCGTTCGCGGCGGCGACGCACGCGTCAACACGATCCGACTCGAGTGA
- a CDS encoding ABC transporter ATP-binding protein, which yields MGSVRLENVSKRYGDVTAVDDMTLEIEDGEFISLVGPSGCGKSTTLEMISGLTTQSSGSVYIDDEDVTGLPPKDRDIAMVFQNIALFPHMDVFDNMSYGLRIRGTDDEVIDRRVDDAVETLQLEGMLDRMPSELSGGQRQRVAIGRAIVRDPEVFLMDEPLANLDAKLRVHMRTELQRIQRKLDVTAIYVTHDQEEAMTMSDRVAIINGGVLQQIAPPLTCYNEPANLFVAGFIGSPSMNFIEGSVANRRFESETVTVDGVGLEEADVDADADGVTLGVRPEDIYPESAHRNGGTAGSVRASVDVIEPIGERMYVYLVPQTDGRADNEDAPLERDHLLMSVTPDTEIEENEVIDVTFDQSSIHLFDTATGDALVHGLKPEQQPTS from the coding sequence ATGGGTTCGGTTCGCTTGGAGAACGTGAGCAAGCGGTACGGCGACGTCACGGCCGTCGACGACATGACCCTCGAGATCGAGGACGGCGAGTTCATCTCGCTGGTCGGCCCCTCGGGCTGTGGGAAGTCGACGACGCTCGAGATGATCAGCGGCCTCACGACGCAGTCGTCGGGGAGCGTCTATATCGACGACGAAGACGTGACCGGGCTGCCGCCGAAGGACCGAGATATCGCCATGGTGTTCCAGAACATCGCCTTGTTCCCCCACATGGACGTCTTCGACAACATGAGCTACGGGCTCCGGATCCGGGGCACCGACGACGAGGTCATCGACCGCCGAGTCGACGACGCCGTCGAAACGCTGCAACTCGAGGGGATGCTCGACCGGATGCCCAGCGAGCTCTCCGGCGGGCAGCGCCAGCGCGTCGCGATCGGCCGCGCGATCGTGCGCGATCCGGAGGTGTTCCTCATGGACGAGCCGCTGGCGAATCTGGACGCCAAACTGCGGGTCCACATGCGGACGGAACTGCAGCGCATTCAACGAAAGCTGGACGTGACGGCGATCTACGTCACCCACGATCAGGAGGAGGCGATGACGATGTCCGACCGCGTCGCGATCATCAACGGCGGCGTGCTCCAGCAGATCGCCCCGCCGCTTACGTGTTACAACGAACCGGCGAACCTGTTCGTCGCCGGCTTCATCGGCTCGCCGTCGATGAACTTCATCGAAGGGAGCGTCGCGAACCGTCGCTTCGAGTCGGAGACGGTCACCGTCGACGGCGTCGGCCTCGAGGAGGCAGATGTGGATGCGGATGCAGATGGAGTCACGCTCGGCGTTCGGCCGGAGGACATCTATCCCGAATCCGCACATCGCAACGGGGGGACGGCAGGGTCGGTCCGCGCATCGGTCGACGTGATCGAGCCGATCGGCGAACGAATGTATGTCTACCTCGTGCCGCAAACCGACGGCCGCGCCGACAACGAGGACGCTCCCCTCGAGCGGGACCACCTGCTGATGAGCGTCACGCCCGATACGGAAATCGAAGAAAACGAAGTGATCGACGTCACCTTCGATCAATCGAGCATCCATCTGTTCGATACCGCGACCGGCGACGCGCTCGTCCACGGGCTGAAACCCGAGCAGCAGCCGACGTCGTGA
- a CDS encoding IclR family transcriptional regulator, which produces MSPKAANPIKSTKTTFRIIEALKELDGAGVTELAEHLDLPKSNVHNYLSTLEEEEYVVKEGTTFHVGIRFLELGAYARSRRDLYDIARPEMDKIAEKEGELVNLLVEEHGRGTYVYRVAGDDAVEVDAHVGTRVYLHCTALGKAILAHMPEERVEEIIDQHGLPKITENTITDREALYARLEQVRKQGVAFDREERLEGLCCAAAPIRSDSGRVLGALSISGPTTRVQGDRLEEEIPSLLEQATNVIELNITYS; this is translated from the coding sequence ATGTCCCCAAAAGCGGCCAACCCGATCAAATCGACAAAAACGACGTTTCGAATCATCGAGGCGCTCAAGGAACTCGACGGCGCCGGGGTGACGGAACTTGCCGAGCACCTCGATCTCCCCAAGAGCAACGTCCACAATTATCTCAGTACGCTCGAGGAGGAGGAGTACGTGGTCAAGGAGGGGACGACGTTTCACGTCGGCATTCGGTTTCTGGAACTGGGCGCCTACGCCCGCAGTCGGCGGGACCTGTACGATATCGCCCGGCCGGAAATGGACAAGATCGCCGAGAAAGAGGGAGAGCTAGTAAACCTCCTCGTCGAGGAGCACGGTCGGGGGACCTACGTCTACCGCGTCGCCGGCGACGACGCCGTCGAGGTCGACGCCCACGTCGGCACGCGGGTCTATCTCCACTGTACGGCGCTCGGAAAGGCGATCCTCGCACATATGCCAGAAGAGCGCGTCGAGGAGATCATCGACCAGCACGGGCTGCCGAAGATTACCGAGAACACGATCACGGACCGGGAGGCGCTCTACGCCCGACTCGAGCAAGTCCGCAAGCAGGGGGTCGCCTTCGACAGAGAGGAGCGACTCGAGGGGCTCTGTTGCGCCGCGGCACCGATTCGCAGCGACAGCGGTCGCGTCCTCGGCGCGCTCTCGATCTCGGGACCGACGACCCGGGTACAGGGCGACCGCCTCGAAGAAGAGATTCCGTCGCTGCTCGAGCAGGCGACGAACGTGATCGAACTTAACATTACGTACTCCTGA
- a CDS encoding Gfo/Idh/MocA family protein yields MTYTAGIIGTGGIAGMGILGMHDEERIGREKITASHAGGFDAQDEIELVAITDVDESKLGQFGDAWEIPPGRRYVGHEAMLEAESLDIVSVCTPSYLHHRHVVDAARSAADPDLIWCEKPIASAVTDAREMVTVCEETDTELLVNHSFRFTEKLQQLRTLVQEDGILGEPLSVTAQFRMELLRNSTHLLDTLVYLLDARARTVSGYVNGDNEAVDDLEAAREVDDAGGGGFVVMDDDTFVTVDCTIPRDSSSMTLQFIGDAGKLYLNNDDGEWRYWRLEDGEHVEASLPGIEGSWTWEDDYERAFANAAAHIVDVLEGRAENGSTGVEATRSLEIIIGLYLSHHSGGQVEIPLARPLRDVRVTSW; encoded by the coding sequence ATGACCTATACGGCAGGCATCATCGGGACGGGCGGCATCGCCGGCATGGGCATTCTCGGCATGCACGACGAGGAACGGATCGGCCGCGAGAAGATCACGGCCAGTCACGCCGGCGGTTTCGACGCCCAAGACGAGATCGAACTCGTCGCCATCACGGACGTCGACGAGTCGAAACTCGGGCAGTTCGGCGACGCCTGGGAGATTCCTCCCGGTCGGCGGTACGTCGGCCACGAGGCGATGCTCGAGGCGGAATCGCTCGATATCGTTTCGGTCTGTACGCCCTCCTACCTCCACCACAGACACGTCGTAGACGCGGCGCGGTCGGCGGCCGACCCCGACCTCATCTGGTGCGAGAAACCGATCGCCTCAGCGGTCACCGACGCCCGCGAGATGGTTACGGTCTGCGAGGAGACGGACACCGAACTGCTCGTGAACCACTCGTTTCGCTTCACGGAGAAGCTCCAGCAGCTTCGCACCCTCGTCCAGGAGGACGGAATTCTCGGCGAGCCGCTGTCGGTAACCGCGCAGTTCCGCATGGAGCTACTCCGGAACTCGACGCACCTGCTCGACACGCTCGTCTACCTCCTCGACGCCCGCGCGAGGACCGTCTCAGGGTACGTGAACGGCGACAACGAGGCCGTCGACGATCTCGAGGCCGCCCGGGAGGTCGACGACGCCGGCGGCGGCGGCTTCGTCGTGATGGACGACGACACCTTCGTCACCGTCGACTGTACGATCCCCCGCGACAGTTCCTCGATGACGCTGCAGTTTATCGGCGACGCGGGGAAACTCTATCTGAACAACGACGACGGCGAGTGGCGCTACTGGCGCCTCGAGGACGGCGAGCACGTCGAAGCGTCGCTTCCGGGTATCGAGGGGTCGTGGACCTGGGAGGACGATTACGAGCGCGCGTTCGCAAACGCCGCCGCCCACATCGTCGACGTGCTCGAGGGCCGGGCCGAAAACGGGTCGACAGGAGTCGAGGCGACGCGGTCGCTCGAGATCATCATCGGGCTCTACCTCTCACATCACTCGGGAGGGCAGGTCGAGATTCCGCTGGCACGGCCGCTGCGAGACGTTCGCGTGACCTCGTGGTGA